A stretch of Castanea sativa cultivar Marrone di Chiusa Pesio chromosome 2, ASM4071231v1 DNA encodes these proteins:
- the LOC142624187 gene encoding eukaryotic translation initiation factor 3 subunit D-like, whose amino-acid sequence MMGGGEFEIGQVPFNPDGWGPPDSSNLNLNLPVNVPFAPFSRSDKLGRIADWTRTNYNNPNQNRSKNPSDSVFDFSNDDSFPSSGAADDDSSFRLVDGKPPPKPKFGPKWRFQQQRQLPQRRDEEVEAKKREAEKERARRDRHYNNNRSNANNMMRREPLKSSVDIQPEWNMLDQIPFSTFSKLSFSVPEPEDLLLCGALEFYDRSFDRITPKNERRLERFKNRNFFKVTTTDDPVIRRLANEDKATVFATDTILSTLMCAPRSVYSWDIVVQRVGNKLFFDKRDGSQLDLLSVHETSQEPLPEAKDDINSSYSLGVEAAYINQNFSQQVLIRDGKKVAFDEPNPFASEGEEVASVAYRYRRWKLDNDMYLVARCEVQSVVEINNQRSFLTLNALNEFDSKYSGVDWRQKLETQRGAVLATELKNNANKMAKWTAQALLASADMMKLGYVSRVHPRDHFNHVILAVVGYKPREFASQINLNTSNMWGIVKSIVDLCMKLNEGKYVLVKDPSKPQVRIYEVPADAFENDYVEEPLPEDEQVQPPTEGAEPNAATNDVEEKEVVAQA is encoded by the coding sequence ATGATGGGAGGAGGAGAGTTCGAAATTGGACAAGTTCCATTCAATCCCGACGGATGGGGCCCGCCCGATTCCTCCAATCTCAACCTTAACCTCCCTGTCAACGTCCCCTTCGCCCCTTTCTCCCGCTCCGATAAGCTTGGCCGTATCGCCGACTGGACTCGCACCAACTACAACAACCCCAACCAGAACCGCTCCAAGAATCCTTCCGATTCCGTCTTCGACTTCTCCAACGACGACTCCTTCCCTTCCTCCGGCGCCGCCGATGACGACTCCTCCTTCCGTCTCGTCGACGGCAAGCCTCCTCCTAAGCCCAAGTTTGGCCCTAAGTGGAGGTTCCAGCAACAACGCCAGCTCCCTCAACGCCGCGACGAGGAAGTTGAAGCCAAAAAGCGTGAGGCCGAGAAGGAACGCGCCCGCCGCGACCGTCACTACAATAATAACCGCTCCAACGCCAACAACATGATGCGCCGAGAGCCTTTGAAATCCTCCGTCGACATCCAACCCGAATGGAACATGCTCGACCAGATCCCCTTCTCCACCTTCTCCAAGCTCTCCTTCTCCGTCCCCGAACCCGAGGACCTCCTCCTCTGCGGTGCGCTCGAGTTCTACGATCGATCCTTTGACCGCATCACTCCCAAGAATGAGCGCCGTCTTGAACGCTTCAAAAACCGTAATTTCTTCAAGGTTACCACCACTGATGACCCTGTCATCCGCCGCCTCGCCAACGAGGACAAAGCCACCGTCTTTGCCACTGACACCATCCTCTCTACCCTCATGTGTGCGCCCAGGTCTGTTTACTCCTGGGACATTGTGGTCCAGAGGGTCGGGAACAAGTTGTTCTTCGATAAGCGCGATGGCTCTCAGCTCGACTTGCTCTCTGTCCACGAGACCTCTCAGGAGCCCTTGCCTGAGGCCAAGGACGATATCAATTCCTCCTATTCCCTCGGCGTGGAGGCTGCTTACATCAACCAGAATTTCTCCCAGCAGGTTCTCATTAGGGATGGGAAAAAGGTCGCATTCGACGAGCCTAACCCCTTCGCCAGCGAAGGAGAAGAGGTTGCCTCTGTGGCATATCGCTATAGGCGGTGGAAGCTCGATAACGATATGTACTTGGTGGCTCGGTGTGAGGTACAGAGTGTTGTCGAGATTAACAATCAGAGGTCCTTCTTAACTCTCAATGCACTCAATGAATTCGACTCCAAATACTCGGGTGTCGATTGGAGGCAGAAGCTCGAGACTCAGAGAGGTGCTGTGTTGGCCACTGAGCTAAAGAACAATGCGAACAAGATGGCCAAATGGACGGCTCAGGCTTTACTAGCTAGTGCCGATATGATGAAACTGGGGTATGTCTCTCGGGTTCATCCTCGTGATCATTTTAACCACGTGATATTGGCAGTTGTCGGGTACAAGCCAAGGGAGTTTGCTTCACAGATCAATTTGAATACTTCGAATATGTGGGGGATTGTGAAGTCCATTGTGGACTTGTGTATGAAGTTGAATGAGGGGAAATATGTGCTTGTGAAAGACCCATCCAAACCACAGGTTAGAATCTATGAAGTGCCCGCGGATGCATTTGAGAATGATTACGTGGAGGAGCCACTGCCGGAGGACGAGCAGGTTCAGCCGCCCACGGAGGGTGCAGAGCCAAATGCTGCTACAAATGATGTGGAGGAGAAGGAGGTGGTTGCACAAGCTTGA
- the LOC142623363 gene encoding protein FAR1-RELATED SEQUENCE 5-like translates to MEFEPLTQLGNEVIEFDMIGLADDAMDIDHPLNVVVDVHDDEDHLLHNSTSTTTTIPPPDANLEPFEGMEFESEEAAKAFYNSYARRVGFSTRVSMSRRSRRDGAIIQRSFVCAKEGFRVDKDKDKDKDKPGHVDGRVKRPRAETRVGCKAMLVVKIQDSHSARWAVSNFVRDHNHELVPPDKVHCLRSHRHVSGSAKSLIDTLQGAGIGPSGIMSALIKEYGGISNVGFTERDCRNYMRSSRQRTLGGDTQLLLDYLRNRQAVAENNPSLFYAVQGDDEDQCMSNIFWADPKARTNYTYFGDTVTFDTTYRSNRYRLPFAPFTGVNHHGQPVLFGCALLINESEASFVWLFKTWLEAMSGRPPVSITTDHDRVIRLAVTQVLPETRHRFCKWHIFKECQEKLSHVLSEHLNFEAELHKCVNMTESIEEFESGWFSLIDRYDLREQEWLQTIYVDRRQWVPVYLRDTFFAEMSITQRSDSINSYFDGYVNASTTLQLFVKQYEKALESRYEKEVKADYDTINAAPVLKTPSPMEKQAAELYTRKLFMKFQEELVETMTFLATKVDEEVITTYQVSKFGENHKAYFVSFNIHEMKATCSCQMFEFSGLLCRHILTVFRVTNVLTLPSHYVLKRWTRNAKSGVILEERASNLLNGSRESLTVRYNNLRNEALKFVDDGVKTAEIYNVAVGALQEAANKVALAKKNSGKSAFVNATGREDCLHQGSVATNTCGGHQSGLEQPLSVDEQDRKIQKLAHQLERARRKCEVYRANLLSVLKDIEDQKLQLSVKVQNIKLGMKDRSE, encoded by the exons ATGGAGTTTGAACCTCTGACCCAGTTGGGTAACGAGGTCATTGAATTTGACATGATTGGTCTCGCTGATGATGCCATGGACATTGACCACCCTCTcaatgttgttgttgatgtccaTGATGATGAAGATCACCTTCTTCACAATTCAACTTCAACTACTACCACCATCCCTCCACCTGACGCTAATCTCGAACCTTTTGAGGGTATGGAATTTGAATCAGAAGAGGCTGCCAAGGCCTTCTACAATTCCTATGCCCGCCGTGTTGGCTTCAGCACCCGTGTCAGCATGTCTCGCCGCTCCAGACGTGATGGCGCCATCATTCAGAGGTCTTTTGTCTGTGCCAAAGAGGGCTTCCGTGTTGACAAGGACAAGGACAAGGACAAGGACAAACCTGGCCATGTTGATGGCAGGGTCAAGCGCCCCCGTGCTGAAACCCGTGTTGGTTGTAAGGCCATGTTGGTTGTCAAAATTCAGGATTCTCATTCTGCCAGATGGGCTGTTTCCAATTTTGTCAGAGACCATAACCATGAGCTGGTCCCCCCAGATAAGGTCCACTGTCTCCGCTCTCATCGTCATGTCTCTGGTTCCGCTAAGTCCTTGATAGATACCTTGCAGGGTGCTGGGATTGGCCCCAGTGGAATTATGTCTGCACTCATTAAAGAATATGGTGGAATTAGCAATGTTGGTTTCACAGAGCGTGACTGTAGGAATTACATGAGGAGTAGTCGCCAAAGGACCCTCGGAGGTGACACCCAGCTCCTCTTGGACTACTTGAGAAACAGGCAAGCTGTAGCTGAGAACAACCCTTCTCTTTTCTATGCTGTTCAGGGAGATGATGAGGATCAGTGCATGAGCAATATTTTCTGGGCTGATCCCAAGGCAAGGACTAACTACACTTACTTTGGAGACACAGTTACCTTTGACACCACTTACAGATCAAATCGCTATCGATTGCCCTTTGCGCCTTTCACAGGAGTTAACCATCATGGACAGCCTGTGTTGTTTGGTTGTGCTCTCCTCATAAATGAATCTGAGGCATCCTTTGTCTGGCTGTTTAAAACATGGCTCGAGGCAATGTCTGGGCGGCCTCCAGTCTCAATCACCACTGATCATGATCGGGTAATTCGCTTGGCTGTCACCCAGGTTCTTCCTGAGACCCGTCACCGTTTCTGCAAGTGGCACATCTTTAAAGAATGCCAAGAAAAGCTATCCCATGTGCTTTCTGAACATCTCAATTTTGAAGCAGAACTCCACAAGTGTGTCAACATGACAGAATCCATTGAAGAGTTTGAGTCCGGTTGGTTCTCTCTAATTGATAGATATGATCTCAGGGAACAAGAATGGCTACAAACAATATATGTTGACAGGAGGCAGTGGGTCCCAGTGTACTTGAGGGATACATTCTTTGCTGAAATGTCAATAACACAACGCAGTGACAGTATAAACTCTTATTTTGACGGGTATGTTAATGCATCAACAACCCTACAGCTGTTTGTTAAGCAGTATGAAAAGGCTCTAGAAAGTCGCTATGAAAAAGAAGTCAAGGCAGATTATGATACGATAAACGCTGCTCCTGTCCTTAAGACCCCATCCCCCATGGAGAAACAGGCAGCTGAGCTTTACACAAGGAAATTATTTATGAAGTTTCAAGAGGAGTTGGTTGAGACAATGACTTTTTTGGCAACCAAAGTTGATGAGGAGGTAATCACAACATATCAAGTTTCGAAATTTGGGGAAAATCATAAAGCTTACTTTGTTTCATTTAACATTCATGAGATGAAAGCAACTTGCAGTTGCCAGATGTTTGAGTTCTCTGGTCTTCTTTGCAGACACATACTGACAGTTTTTAGGGTGACAAATGTTCTCACTCTTCCATCTCATTATGTTTTAAAACGTTGGACAAGGAATGCCAAGAGTGGTGTCATATTAGAGGAACGTGCCAGCAATCTGTTGAATGGTTCACGAGAATCACTTACTGTTCGGTACAATAATCTTCGTAATGAGGCCCTTAAATTTGTTGATGATGGAGTTAAAACTGCAGAAATTTATAATGTGGCAGTGGGTGCTCTTCAGGAAGCTGCAAATAAAGTTGCTCTTGCTAAAAAGAATAGTGGGAAAAGTGCCTTTGTCAATGCAACTGGCAGAGAAGATTGTCTGCATCAAGGAAGTGTAGCAACTAATACTTGTGGGGGTCATCAAAGTGGTTTAGAACAACCTCTGTCTGTG GATGAGCAAGACAGGAAAATCCAAAAGCTAGCGCACCAACTTGAACGTGCACGAAGAAAATGTGAAGTGTACCGGGCTAATTTGCTTTCAGTTTTGAAAGATATTGAGGATCAAAAATTACAGCTTTCAGTTAAAGTTCAAAACATTAAGTTAGGAATGAAAGACAGATCTGAATGA